Proteins from a single region of Budorcas taxicolor isolate Tak-1 chromosome 11, Takin1.1, whole genome shotgun sequence:
- the LOC128056812 gene encoding HLA class II histocompatibility antigen, DO beta chain gives MSPIWVPWVVAFSSTVLRLDASMTQGRDSPEDFVTQAKADCYFTNGTEKVRFVVRFIFNLEEYARFDSDLGMFVALTELGKPDAELWNNRPDILARSRASVDMLCRRNYKLGAPFTVGRRVQPEVTVYPEKTPALQHRNLLLCLVTGFYPGDIKVTWFRNGQEQREGVMSTGLIRNGDWTFQTTVMLPMTPELGEVYTCLVDHPSLPSPVSVEWRAQSEYSWRKMLSGAAAFLVGLVFFLVGIAIHIRARKGRVETPLLGNEVPRAALPPQPH, from the exons ATGAGTCCTATCTGGGTTCCCTGGGTCGTGGCCTTCTCATCCACGGTTCTCAGGCTGGATGCTTCTATGACTCAAGgcagagattctccag aagATTTTGTGACCCAGGCAAAGGCTGACTGTTACTTCACCAATGGGACAGAAAAGGTGCGGTTTGTGGTCAGATTCATCTTCAACCTGGAGGAGTATGCACGTTTTGACAGCGACTTGGGAATGTTTGTGGCCTTGACGGAGCTGGGGAAGCCCGATGCTGAGCTGTGGAACAATCGGCCGGACATACTGGCGAGGAGTAGAGCCTCTGTGGACATGCTTTGCAGACGCAACTACAAGCTGGGTGCACCCTTCACTGTGGGGAGGAGAG tGCAACCAGAGGTGACAGTGTATCCGGAGAagaccccagccctgcagcaccGCAATCTGCTGCTTTGCTTGGTGACAGGTTTCTACCCAGGGGACATCAAGGTCACCTGGTTCCGGAATGGGCAGGAACAAAGAGAGGGGGTCATGTCCACCGGCCTCATCAGGAATGGAGACTGGACCTTTCAGACGACGGTGATGCTGCCCATGACGCCTGAGCTTGGAGAGGTCTACACCTGCCTTGTTGACCATCCCAGCTTGCCGAGCCCTGTTTCTGTGGAGTGGA GAGCTCAGTCTGAATATTCTTGGAGAAAGATGCTGAGTGGAGCTGCAGCCTTCCTGGTCGGGCTAGTCTTCTTTCTGGTGGGAATTGCCATCCACATCAGGGCCCGGAAAG gACGTGTGGAGACTCCGTTGCTTGGCAATGAG